One Brassica napus cultivar Da-Ae unplaced genomic scaffold, Da-Ae ScsIHWf_1415;HRSCAF=1998, whole genome shotgun sequence DNA segment encodes these proteins:
- the LOC125597273 gene encoding 60S ribosomal protein L39-2 codes for MPSHKTFIIKKKLGKKMRQNRPIPGWIRLRTDNKIRYNAKRRHWRRTKLGF; via the exons ATG CCGTCGCACAAGACGTTCATAATCAAGAAGAAGCTTGGGAAGAAGATGAGGCAAAACAGGCCTATCCCTGGCTGGATCCGTCTCCGTACCGATAACAAGATCAG GTACAACGCTAAGCGTAGGCATTGGCGCCGTACCAAGCTCGGGTTCTAG